From Paenibacillus sp. V4I7, one genomic window encodes:
- a CDS encoding glycoside hydrolase family 2 protein, producing MELSGLWRLQQFEVGQARPLEVAAAGLDDRFWITAQVPGDVHSALIERGLIDNPYFGHNDAKSRWIEQKEWWYRYAFNYALDEEPEVKHELTFDGLDTFATIYVNGKEIGTTNNMLMGHTFDITRVLVDGKNTIAVKFDPLYLHNRDKELFQWSSYTKERPWLRKAAMNFGWDWGPRMVTVGIWGKVYIERKRLAKLDSVFARTAAVNETAASIKLDVDVIAFRKNVELGCEVRLKAEDGLVVTSLHGMVNEQTGRSTTSIFTMDVANPQLWWTHDLGKPYLYELEVLLYADGELVDLYKKPFGIRTIELELKDEHGQHAFAFILNGVKIFAKGANWIPADHFIGSIPDQRYRDLIDLSVNSNMNMLRIWAGGIYEKDVFFEECDKRGVLVWQDFAFANALFPDFNRDFMDNVRKEVIYNIKRLRNYTSLSLWCGNNEIDWLYDMKSAGGDITCPFYGEVIYHELIPEALELLDDSRAYWPSSPFGGSDANDPDVGDRHNWQVWHGSVYPRQFGDKPLLDYSIEGVTFKNYKKDFTLFSSEFGMHASANRYTLEKNIPDGQFYWNSVEMAYRNKDTNHQKGILLMEGYTGIPANIEEYMNFSMLTQAEGLKYGIEHYRRNKHRTSGSLVWQLNDSWPGTSWSLIDYELLPKASFYYAKKFYHPLLLSIDHEPGQPLHVWAVNDTLSSLQGQVLLSVFNFSGELLFSHAFDAQVRPNAALLLGSLDETNILQGASPNQVVVKLSTTDWGAPDNLIYLRDQKDLKLPTTTLSVNVDEAAQTVQITANGAHARMVKIDLPQGNIRFSDNFFDLLAGEQVTVHISDSAGSKVSLKELNVSAMNL from the coding sequence ATGGAACTATCAGGTTTATGGAGACTTCAACAATTCGAGGTTGGGCAGGCCAGACCGCTGGAAGTAGCGGCTGCTGGACTTGACGACCGATTCTGGATTACTGCACAAGTGCCTGGTGACGTGCATTCAGCTTTAATAGAGCGAGGCCTCATCGATAATCCCTATTTCGGTCATAATGACGCGAAAAGCCGCTGGATCGAGCAGAAGGAATGGTGGTATCGCTACGCGTTCAATTATGCTCTGGATGAAGAACCTGAAGTGAAGCATGAGTTGACCTTTGATGGCCTCGATACATTCGCCACCATCTATGTCAATGGTAAGGAAATTGGCACCACCAACAATATGCTAATGGGCCACACGTTCGATATCACCCGAGTCCTTGTCGATGGGAAAAATACGATAGCGGTCAAATTTGATCCGCTTTATTTGCACAATCGGGATAAAGAGCTGTTCCAATGGTCTTCCTATACCAAGGAGCGCCCTTGGTTGCGTAAAGCCGCAATGAATTTTGGCTGGGACTGGGGCCCACGGATGGTTACGGTTGGCATCTGGGGAAAGGTTTATATTGAGCGTAAGCGCCTCGCTAAGCTGGATAGTGTCTTTGCAAGGACGGCAGCTGTTAATGAGACTGCTGCTTCCATTAAGCTCGATGTCGATGTCATTGCTTTCCGAAAAAATGTAGAGCTTGGGTGCGAAGTACGTTTAAAAGCGGAAGATGGCCTTGTCGTTACTTCCTTACATGGGATGGTAAATGAGCAAACAGGCAGATCGACAACAAGCATATTTACAATGGATGTAGCGAACCCTCAACTATGGTGGACGCATGACTTGGGCAAGCCTTATTTGTACGAATTAGAAGTGCTTCTGTATGCGGATGGAGAGCTTGTCGATCTCTATAAGAAGCCATTTGGCATAAGGACGATTGAGCTCGAACTCAAAGATGAACACGGTCAACATGCGTTTGCTTTTATTCTAAATGGCGTCAAAATATTTGCCAAAGGTGCCAACTGGATTCCGGCCGATCACTTCATCGGAAGCATTCCTGATCAGCGATATCGCGATCTGATTGATCTCTCCGTCAACTCGAATATGAACATGCTGCGCATTTGGGCTGGCGGTATTTATGAGAAAGATGTGTTTTTCGAGGAATGCGACAAGCGCGGTGTGCTCGTCTGGCAGGACTTTGCCTTCGCCAATGCACTCTTCCCTGATTTTAACCGAGATTTTATGGATAATGTTCGCAAGGAAGTCATTTATAACATTAAGCGTTTACGGAATTATACATCCCTTTCCTTGTGGTGCGGAAACAACGAAATCGACTGGCTGTATGATATGAAATCCGCCGGTGGCGATATTACATGCCCGTTCTACGGTGAAGTCATCTACCATGAACTCATTCCAGAAGCACTTGAGCTCCTCGACGACAGTCGAGCTTACTGGCCTTCTTCCCCCTTCGGCGGCAGTGACGCGAACGATCCGGATGTCGGTGACCGCCATAACTGGCAGGTGTGGCACGGCTCCGTGTACCCTCGCCAATTCGGCGATAAGCCTTTGTTAGATTACAGCATCGAAGGCGTCACATTCAAAAATTACAAAAAAGACTTCACCCTGTTCAGCAGCGAATTCGGTATGCATGCTTCGGCCAATCGCTATACACTCGAGAAAAATATCCCTGACGGCCAATTTTACTGGAATAGTGTAGAGATGGCATACCGCAATAAGGATACGAACCATCAGAAGGGCATCCTGCTCATGGAAGGCTATACCGGCATTCCGGCCAACATTGAAGAGTACATGAACTTCTCTATGCTGACCCAAGCCGAGGGCTTGAAGTATGGTATTGAGCATTATCGCCGCAATAAGCACCGCACAAGCGGATCGCTCGTTTGGCAGCTCAATGATAGCTGGCCAGGAACCAGTTGGTCACTGATCGACTATGAACTGCTTCCGAAAGCATCCTTTTACTATGCGAAAAAGTTCTATCATCCGCTGCTGCTTTCCATCGATCATGAACCGGGCCAGCCGCTGCATGTCTGGGCAGTGAACGATACGCTGAGCTCTCTGCAAGGGCAAGTATTGCTGTCTGTGTTTAACTTCTCAGGTGAGCTGCTGTTCAGCCATGCTTTCGATGCTCAGGTGAGGCCGAATGCAGCATTGCTTCTTGGAAGCTTGGATGAAACGAATATTTTGCAGGGCGCTTCGCCGAATCAGGTCGTTGTGAAGCTTAGCACAACCGACTGGGGGGCACCGGATAACCTAATCTACCTGCGCGACCAAAAGGATCTCAAGCTCCCTACTACCACGTTAAGTGTGAATGTGGATGAAGCTGCTCAAACCGTTCAAATCACTGCAAACGGTGCCCACGCGCGAATGGTGAAGATCGATCTACCACAAGGAAATATCCGCTTCAGCGATAATTTCTTCGACTTGCTGGCTGGTGAACAAGTCACCGTGCACATTAGTGATTCCGCTGGAAGTAAAGTATCATTGAAAGAGCTGAACGTGAGTGCAATGAACTTGTAG
- a CDS encoding response regulator — MRIMIVDDEVIIRTGLAKVIKWKEIGIELLQPAASAEEALRRLPEEHPHILLTDIRMKHMNGLQLAEKAKEIIPEIETIILSGYDDFVFMQQAIRQGVRDYLLKTSRPEEIMKTVLQVKQRIEEKWKHHNQDQYKNKEIRNRLFEQWIIEGETTAVDSALLTEYLPLLFPPKNAGEIKLQIYVIAAEGWGESTSTTSLLLFAVDNMLHELLKCETLIYKQRIVVATRKEQGAELDIYPSTALNKIEQLLKCKVWLSLGELVHQGEDLHKSYATADYAFSYKPILEQSILHYSDIALRKGGKTVCTHEEERELSAILLEDDSIALKGWVQRYMQPELDDPQMTIESLESMIRSAALSAHRWLERVLTATGRAGNIDEQLSPLVINRGAVLKDVLFQHLLALMELYHHRLAGGQATHTQKAMAYIQQNLGNDVGLQQVAKFVHLHPNHLSEVFKKEAGMTFGDYVTRQKIGRAMEILTVSPAKIAEIAGVVGFEDIKYFSQVFKKFTGKTPSEFREEAAQHLGQIPKP, encoded by the coding sequence ATGAGAATCATGATCGTTGACGATGAAGTCATTATTCGTACGGGTTTGGCGAAAGTCATCAAGTGGAAAGAAATTGGCATCGAACTTCTTCAACCGGCAGCTTCTGCGGAAGAAGCACTTCGGCGTTTACCGGAAGAGCATCCTCATATTTTGTTGACGGACATTCGCATGAAGCATATGAACGGCCTGCAGCTTGCGGAGAAGGCCAAAGAAATCATACCTGAAATCGAAACCATCATTCTCTCGGGATATGATGATTTCGTCTTTATGCAGCAGGCGATCCGACAAGGGGTCCGTGATTATTTGTTGAAAACAAGCCGTCCCGAAGAAATTATGAAGACAGTCCTGCAGGTCAAGCAAAGAATCGAAGAAAAGTGGAAACATCACAATCAAGATCAGTACAAAAATAAAGAGATTCGCAACCGTCTATTTGAACAATGGATTATTGAAGGTGAAACCACCGCCGTTGATTCTGCCTTACTGACCGAGTACTTGCCTCTCTTGTTTCCTCCAAAGAATGCTGGTGAAATTAAGCTTCAAATTTACGTTATCGCCGCTGAAGGTTGGGGTGAATCAACTTCTACGACGTCTCTTCTTTTATTCGCTGTGGATAACATGCTTCATGAACTCCTAAAGTGTGAGACATTGATTTATAAACAACGAATTGTCGTTGCTACACGCAAAGAACAAGGTGCCGAGCTCGACATATATCCTTCCACAGCTCTAAACAAAATTGAACAATTACTGAAATGCAAAGTTTGGTTGTCCCTCGGAGAGCTTGTTCATCAGGGAGAAGACTTGCATAAATCGTATGCCACAGCTGATTATGCCTTTAGCTATAAACCTATATTGGAGCAATCGATACTTCATTACTCGGATATCGCCCTACGCAAAGGCGGCAAAACGGTTTGTACGCATGAAGAAGAACGAGAGCTCTCTGCTATCTTACTCGAGGATGATTCTATTGCGTTGAAAGGCTGGGTTCAAAGATATATGCAGCCTGAGCTCGATGATCCCCAGATGACGATTGAATCGTTGGAGTCAATGATTCGCTCGGCCGCGCTCTCTGCCCATCGATGGCTGGAACGCGTGTTAACCGCTACAGGCCGTGCCGGAAATATCGACGAACAGCTCAGTCCGCTGGTCATCAACCGCGGCGCTGTACTTAAGGATGTGTTGTTTCAGCATTTGCTTGCCCTCATGGAACTTTACCACCATCGCCTTGCGGGAGGCCAAGCTACACATACCCAGAAAGCCATGGCTTATATTCAGCAAAATCTAGGCAATGACGTGGGCTTGCAGCAAGTGGCGAAATTCGTCCACCTGCATCCTAATCATTTAAGTGAAGTATTTAAAAAAGAAGCCGGTATGACATTCGGTGATTATGTGACGAGACAGAAAATAGGCCGTGCCATGGAAATCCTCACCGTTTCCCCTGCCAAAATTGCTGAAATCGCAGGTGTAGTCGGTTTTGAGGATATTAAATATTTCAGTCAAGTATTCAAGAAATTCACAGGAAAAACACCAAGCGAGTTCAGAGAAGAAGCTGCCCAGCATCTGGGACAGATACCGAAACCGTAA
- a CDS encoding sensor histidine kinase, which yields MIKWFGYSLRRKLSVIMLVTTLIPLLFLGTFAFTISSNITEEKAQQAGLDTLAQMDAKFRFILRDVENISLFLIGQSDVQAYMKKPDETRAQILGLMTNLVYSKDYISNITIFPKNASASEPLATSTIYKTDFSQQIDIEQITDKMWTNLYHIETYLGDRQVFSFIRPLRSYNNYQTLGWLSITLDEQVLSRIWSEPQLAEGHGQVALLNSRNEIMSATDKSWLNGPIETLFPSVNEHIKTGTSGEWTFGKGNDKQNILYYREPSTGWTLIGVIPSELYSAQNRYILQLTGVAVVLAVLTNIVLTLFVIQRVTNPLRALARLLTKINPSEPLPQYPADSRDEIGRLAQSYNMLGTHIEALKTQLIHDETRKKEADMRALQAQINPHFLYNTLSSIHWIALLTEENRIAEMVGALSDFLRFSLNKGKEYCTVSQELAHIRNYVQVQAIRFPDEFEVDFTIDERLNDTYMLKLLLQPLVENAMIHGIQKKEAKGIISIYAEQKGSLMSFKVMDDGIGMSEDQLKTVRESLNPQKGLPASDASYGMRNVHERLQLHYGPESGLIIESRLYAGTCVSFSIPILEDFHENHDR from the coding sequence ATGATCAAATGGTTTGGCTACTCATTAAGGCGCAAGCTATCTGTGATTATGCTCGTTACGACATTAATCCCCTTGTTGTTTCTTGGTACGTTCGCCTTCACCATTTCTTCCAACATTACGGAAGAGAAAGCCCAACAGGCAGGTCTGGACACACTCGCTCAGATGGATGCCAAATTCCGTTTTATTTTGAGAGACGTTGAGAATATCTCCCTCTTTTTAATTGGGCAAAGTGATGTTCAAGCTTATATGAAGAAACCCGATGAGACACGAGCCCAAATTCTCGGCCTCATGACCAATCTTGTTTACTCCAAAGATTACATTTCCAATATTACGATATTTCCAAAAAATGCGAGTGCCAGCGAACCTCTGGCCACATCAACCATCTATAAAACGGATTTCAGCCAGCAAATAGATATTGAACAGATTACGGATAAAATGTGGACAAACCTCTATCACATCGAAACTTATTTGGGTGATCGGCAAGTCTTTTCCTTCATACGCCCTTTGCGAAGCTACAATAACTATCAGACACTCGGCTGGCTTTCGATTACATTAGATGAACAAGTACTTTCCCGAATATGGTCCGAACCGCAGCTAGCCGAGGGACATGGACAAGTTGCCCTGTTGAATAGTCGGAATGAGATTATGTCAGCCACGGATAAAAGCTGGCTCAATGGGCCTATTGAAACGTTGTTTCCAAGCGTGAATGAGCACATCAAAACCGGAACTTCTGGCGAATGGACCTTTGGTAAGGGGAACGATAAGCAGAATATTCTTTACTATCGGGAGCCTTCGACCGGCTGGACCTTAATCGGTGTTATCCCCTCGGAATTATATAGTGCTCAGAATCGGTACATTCTGCAATTAACTGGCGTAGCTGTTGTACTAGCTGTGCTAACTAACATTGTACTTACCTTGTTTGTGATCCAAAGGGTTACCAATCCGCTTCGTGCTTTAGCCCGTCTGCTAACCAAAATCAATCCAAGTGAGCCCTTGCCGCAATATCCGGCTGATTCTAGGGATGAAATTGGTCGACTGGCTCAAAGCTACAACATGTTGGGCACGCATATCGAGGCACTCAAAACACAGCTCATTCATGATGAAACACGTAAGAAAGAAGCCGACATGCGGGCGCTGCAAGCTCAAATTAATCCACATTTCCTGTACAACACACTTTCATCCATTCATTGGATTGCACTTCTGACCGAAGAAAATCGCATCGCCGAAATGGTCGGTGCCCTGAGTGATTTCCTTCGTTTCAGTTTAAACAAAGGCAAGGAATATTGCACCGTCTCTCAAGAACTCGCGCATATCCGTAACTATGTGCAGGTCCAAGCCATTCGTTTCCCCGATGAATTCGAAGTCGACTTTACGATCGATGAAAGGTTGAATGACACGTATATGCTGAAGCTATTACTCCAACCCCTTGTTGAGAATGCGATGATTCATGGCATACAGAAAAAAGAAGCGAAAGGCATCATCTCTATCTATGCCGAGCAAAAAGGCAGTTTAATGAGCTTCAAGGTCATGGATGATGGAATCGGCATGTCCGAGGATCAACTAAAAACGGTGAGGGAAAGTTTAAATCCTCAGAAGGGCCTACCTGCCTCCGATGCCAGCTACGGCATGCGCAATGTACATGAACGGCTGCAGCTGCATTACGGACCGGAATCTGGGCTTATCATCGAGAGCCGGTTATATGCTGGCACTTGTGTTTCTTTTTCCATTCCAATATTGGAGGATTTCCATGAGAATCATGATCGTTGA
- a CDS encoding carbohydrate ABC transporter permease yields the protein MQPLAAQPTQARSSRRNFSFGAWKQGVLWTFLTLYAILTLYPLFWLVLSSFKTNAEFFNSPFGLPASWQFSNYVTAWKSSKMGTAFLNSVIVSLVSLALTLFVSSLAAYVLARIKFRFKAIILTFFVIGMLIPIHSTLVPLFILMKQVGLLNSYWALILPYTAFALPTAIFVLTAYLASVPKEIEEAAYIDGTRLWGVFWRIMLPISLPALSTVIILSFLHFWNDFSFALVFISKSSLKTLPLSIANFADGYQTDYGLTLAAMTIAVIPTIAVYLAFQEQVMKGMTAGAVKG from the coding sequence ATGCAACCCCTTGCTGCACAACCGACACAAGCAAGATCATCTAGACGAAACTTTTCATTTGGAGCATGGAAACAAGGCGTACTTTGGACGTTCTTGACACTTTATGCTATTTTAACGTTATATCCGCTGTTCTGGTTGGTGTTATCCTCATTCAAAACGAACGCTGAATTCTTCAACAGCCCGTTCGGACTGCCAGCTTCTTGGCAATTCTCAAACTACGTTACCGCTTGGAAATCTTCCAAAATGGGGACTGCCTTCCTTAACTCTGTTATCGTTTCCTTGGTTTCACTCGCTCTTACGCTATTCGTTAGCTCACTAGCCGCCTATGTGCTGGCCAGAATTAAGTTTCGTTTCAAAGCTATTATATTAACGTTCTTCGTCATCGGCATGCTGATCCCTATCCACAGCACTTTGGTTCCCCTATTCATACTTATGAAGCAAGTGGGCCTACTGAACTCGTATTGGGCACTCATTCTGCCTTACACAGCCTTTGCTTTGCCGACGGCCATTTTCGTACTGACAGCCTACTTGGCTTCTGTACCCAAAGAAATTGAGGAAGCTGCTTATATAGATGGTACACGGCTTTGGGGTGTGTTTTGGCGTATTATGCTGCCAATTTCCTTACCCGCCTTATCGACCGTCATTATTCTAAGCTTTCTGCACTTCTGGAACGATTTCTCGTTCGCCCTTGTTTTTATTAGCAAAAGCAGCTTAAAAACATTGCCTCTCAGTATCGCGAACTTTGCTGACGGCTATCAAACGGATTACGGTTTAACCTTAGCTGCCATGACCATTGCCGTTATCCCTACCATTGCTGTGTACTTGGCCTTCCAAGAACAAGTTATGAAGGGCATGACAGCCGGAGCTGTGAAAGGTTAA
- a CDS encoding carbohydrate ABC transporter permease translates to MNASYVRRFVVLSLLPAILVYALFVFVPVIWSTYYSFFDWKGIGAAKYIGLKNYVEIIHDTIFWRAMKNNLIFLVVSVFGQLPIALVLAILLHKSNALQRFIRSAVFVPMVLSSVVIGMIWQYIYHPQIGILNFLLDKLGLESWKLQWLSDTKIAIFALAPPLIWSFVGLYLIIFISAFQNIPGEIHDAAQIDGAEGTRKLISITLPMIWTTVQIAIILCISGSLKSFDLVYVMTKGGPAHGTELLATYMYNSTFSSYRYGFGSAISTSIVLISLIFIGLSQWITSRKTKA, encoded by the coding sequence ATGAATGCATCTTATGTCCGCAGGTTCGTTGTACTAAGTCTTCTGCCTGCTATTCTGGTCTATGCTTTATTTGTTTTTGTACCTGTCATCTGGTCTACGTACTACAGTTTCTTTGATTGGAAAGGGATCGGCGCAGCAAAATATATTGGTCTGAAAAATTATGTGGAGATTATCCATGACACCATCTTTTGGAGAGCCATGAAGAACAACCTTATTTTCTTGGTTGTTTCCGTATTCGGTCAACTACCAATCGCTCTCGTGCTCGCCATCCTGCTTCATAAAAGTAATGCGCTTCAACGATTCATCCGCTCAGCCGTGTTTGTTCCTATGGTGCTGTCTTCCGTCGTCATCGGGATGATCTGGCAATATATTTATCATCCGCAGATCGGGATTCTTAATTTCCTACTCGATAAGCTTGGTCTAGAAAGCTGGAAACTGCAATGGTTATCCGATACGAAAATTGCCATCTTCGCACTTGCGCCTCCACTGATCTGGAGCTTCGTAGGTCTGTATCTCATTATTTTCATTTCAGCCTTTCAAAATATTCCCGGCGAGATTCACGATGCCGCCCAGATTGATGGCGCAGAAGGTACGCGTAAGCTCATCTCCATTACACTTCCGATGATCTGGACGACGGTGCAAATCGCGATCATTTTATGTATTTCCGGCAGCTTGAAATCCTTTGATTTGGTCTATGTCATGACGAAAGGCGGCCCGGCGCATGGAACCGAATTACTCGCTACGTATATGTATAACTCGACCTTCTCCTCTTACCGTTACGGATTCGGGAGTGCCATTTCGACTTCCATCGTCCTGATCAGTCTCATCTTTATTGGTTTAAGCCAGTGGATCACCAGTCGTAAAACGAAAGCATAA
- a CDS encoding extracellular solute-binding protein, producing MKKFTQISTVLLASTVLLAGCGGGEKPADKPDATAANGSKEKVKLAIWHNWSGQDAKALAMRKILDDFKAQNADIELEIEGLPTDGLKTRLKTVAAANEMPDLFVMWPDAMTKEFVSGDLLQPINEFLDSKPEWKGNFIPNALDGYTVDGKIYSVPMNLSPTSFIYYNKALFDQHNVQVPKTWDELNAAIKTFNDNKIIPIALGNKANWAVQSTMFSAIADRTTGSEWFLKAASQNGAKFTDPEFIQSLKTLKALGDAKAFQDGFNSIDQNQMRQLYFQGKAAMFIDGGWAMADVVQNTPKDVLANTHVTLLPPVAGGKGEAQSTSGVVGTGLGVSKKVTGAKKEAALKLLYALSGPEGQQATLNSSTLVSYKIDLDPSKAHPLFVELNDLMKKTKITPVYDAKLSSAAVEVINNGLQELLMGGNPEAIAKKLQDAQAASLGK from the coding sequence ATGAAAAAATTCACTCAAATTTCTACTGTATTATTAGCAAGTACAGTGCTGCTAGCCGGATGTGGCGGTGGTGAAAAACCAGCAGATAAGCCAGATGCAACAGCAGCAAACGGCTCCAAGGAAAAAGTTAAGCTCGCTATCTGGCACAACTGGTCAGGACAAGACGCTAAAGCACTAGCTATGCGTAAAATTCTCGATGATTTCAAAGCACAAAACGCTGATATCGAGCTTGAAATTGAAGGGCTTCCAACAGACGGCCTCAAAACACGGTTGAAGACCGTAGCCGCGGCCAATGAAATGCCGGATTTGTTCGTCATGTGGCCAGATGCGATGACGAAGGAATTTGTTAGCGGCGACCTTTTGCAACCGATCAATGAATTTCTAGACAGCAAGCCTGAGTGGAAAGGCAATTTCATTCCGAACGCGCTCGATGGCTATACAGTTGACGGAAAAATCTATTCCGTACCTATGAACTTATCGCCGACTTCCTTCATTTATTACAACAAGGCTCTTTTTGATCAACATAACGTACAAGTTCCCAAAACGTGGGACGAGCTGAACGCGGCGATCAAAACGTTTAACGATAATAAAATCATCCCCATTGCTCTCGGTAATAAAGCAAACTGGGCTGTACAGTCCACCATGTTCAGTGCGATTGCTGATCGGACAACAGGGAGCGAATGGTTCCTCAAGGCTGCGAGTCAAAATGGAGCGAAGTTCACAGATCCTGAATTTATTCAATCTTTGAAAACATTAAAGGCTCTTGGTGATGCCAAAGCTTTCCAAGATGGATTTAACAGCATTGATCAAAACCAAATGAGACAGCTCTATTTCCAAGGTAAAGCAGCGATGTTTATTGACGGCGGTTGGGCGATGGCTGACGTTGTTCAAAATACACCAAAAGACGTCTTGGCTAACACGCACGTAACGCTGCTGCCTCCCGTTGCAGGCGGTAAAGGCGAAGCTCAATCCACATCCGGCGTTGTTGGAACCGGCCTTGGCGTTAGCAAAAAAGTAACAGGTGCGAAGAAAGAAGCTGCACTCAAATTATTGTACGCTTTATCCGGACCTGAAGGTCAACAAGCAACGCTTAACAGTTCTACATTAGTTAGTTACAAAATTGATCTCGATCCAAGCAAAGCGCATCCGCTCTTCGTTGAATTGAATGATTTGATGAAGAAAACGAAAATCACGCCAGTGTACGATGCCAAATTAAGCTCCGCAGCTGTAGAGGTTATTAACAACGGCCTGCAAGAACTGCTCATGGGCGGAAATCCAGAGGCTATTGCCAAAAAGCTTCAAGATGCACAAGCAGCCTCACTCGGCAAATAA
- a CDS encoding VanW family protein, translated as MLKPIHRSRARIFLGKKVYRLKRYLQWYLDAKTYATAKQAEPLPYLLFSHKTPLLRQLKDVDMWLQHNKVINLRIAAKQLNGVIVKPGETFSYWRLIGSTTRRKGYLDGMVLFHGQVQAGVGGGLCQLSNLIYWMTLHTPLSVTERYRHSYDVFPDAGRSQPFGSGATCFYNYLDLQILNENNEEYQLIIRVTDTHLVGEWRSVRPAIHTFEIYEKKHWITREYWGGYVRHNEIYRRVLNAEREVLRDEWVTENHAIMMYEPLLTEGTTVEGKI; from the coding sequence TTGCTTAAACCAATCCACCGAAGCCGAGCAAGAATATTCCTTGGTAAAAAAGTGTATCGACTTAAAAGGTATCTTCAGTGGTATTTGGATGCTAAGACATATGCCACGGCGAAGCAAGCGGAGCCTCTCCCTTACCTCTTATTTTCACATAAAACCCCACTCCTTAGACAGCTGAAGGATGTAGATATGTGGCTTCAGCATAATAAAGTGATTAATCTAAGGATCGCAGCCAAACAGTTAAACGGTGTCATTGTGAAACCAGGAGAAACTTTCTCCTATTGGCGGTTAATTGGCAGCACGACACGGCGTAAGGGCTATCTGGACGGCATGGTGCTTTTTCATGGGCAAGTACAGGCGGGCGTCGGAGGCGGGTTATGTCAGCTTTCGAATTTAATCTACTGGATGACACTGCATACACCACTTTCCGTAACGGAAAGATATCGCCACAGCTATGACGTATTTCCGGATGCAGGTAGAAGTCAGCCTTTTGGAAGCGGTGCAACTTGTTTCTACAATTATTTAGACTTGCAAATTCTTAATGAGAACAACGAGGAATATCAGCTCATTATTCGCGTCACGGATACTCATCTGGTAGGGGAATGGCGATCCGTGAGGCCAGCAATCCACACCTTTGAGATCTATGAAAAGAAGCATTGGATTACGCGTGAATACTGGGGCGGCTATGTCAGACATAATGAAATTTACCGAAGGGTGCTGAACGCGGAACGGGAAGTATTGCGTGATGAATGGGTGACAGAGAATCATGCGATTATGATGTATGAGCCATTGTTGACAGAAGGAACTACTGTAGAAGGAAAAATTTGA